One stretch of Methyloversatilis sp. RAC08 DNA includes these proteins:
- a CDS encoding DUF2970 domain-containing protein: protein MDQAPVPLLRGSLRALKIILLTFTGIGRTRMINRTTEGLGPQHFLLGGLFAAILVNVVLISLVLWATR from the coding sequence ATGGATCAAGCCCCCGTCCCGCTGCTGCGCGGCAGCCTGCGCGCCCTCAAGATCATCCTGCTCACCTTCACCGGCATCGGTCGCACGCGCATGATCAACCGCACCACCGAAGGGCTCGGCCCGCAGCACTTCCTGCTCGGCGGCCTGTTCGCGGCGATCCTGGTCAATGTCGTGCTGATCAGCCTTGTGCTGTGGGCAACACGCTGA
- a CDS encoding DUF2157 domain-containing protein codes for MDDSLSRTDAQQRADDIHAFRREQARLAADGLATADAAAIRAHHDALLTRLAARPDVDTTQRARQLTLGLRIASFLGALALAASVFFLFRQYWPLFPEAVQVIVLAGASLGTLALTSWLHGRDASGYFTKLAALVAFACFVLNLSLLGASFNITPSDKALLPWAAFALLLAYTCELRLLLVAGLVCVTGFIAARVGSWSGMYWLSVGERPEHFFPAALLMFCVPFFVDHRRHPGFDATWRLVALLALFLPMLVLANWGRASYLPFEADAVEGLYQVGGFVAGGLLTWLGARRGWPEVMNTAVVFFVIFLYTKLFDWWWMVMPKFLFFLVLGLVALLVILVLKRLRAVVPVEGGQ; via the coding sequence ATGGACGACAGCCTGTCACGCACTGATGCGCAGCAACGCGCCGACGACATCCATGCCTTCCGCCGCGAACAGGCGCGACTCGCGGCCGACGGGCTGGCGACGGCCGATGCGGCGGCGATCCGGGCGCACCACGATGCGCTGCTGACGCGCCTCGCCGCGCGTCCGGACGTCGACACCACGCAGCGCGCGCGCCAGCTCACGCTCGGCCTGCGCATCGCCTCCTTTCTCGGTGCGCTCGCGCTGGCGGCCAGCGTGTTCTTCCTTTTCCGTCAGTACTGGCCGCTGTTTCCCGAGGCGGTGCAGGTGATCGTGCTGGCCGGCGCCTCGCTCGGCACGCTGGCGCTGACTTCCTGGCTGCACGGGCGCGACGCTTCCGGCTACTTCACCAAGCTGGCGGCGCTGGTGGCCTTCGCCTGCTTCGTGCTGAACCTGAGCCTGCTTGGTGCGAGCTTCAACATCACCCCGTCGGACAAGGCGCTGCTGCCGTGGGCGGCCTTCGCGCTGCTGCTCGCCTACACCTGCGAACTGCGTCTTTTGCTGGTAGCCGGGCTGGTCTGCGTCACCGGCTTCATCGCCGCTCGCGTCGGCAGCTGGTCGGGCATGTACTGGCTCAGCGTGGGCGAGCGGCCGGAGCATTTCTTTCCGGCGGCGCTGCTCATGTTCTGCGTTCCCTTCTTCGTTGATCACCGGCGGCATCCGGGCTTCGATGCCACCTGGCGGCTGGTTGCGCTGCTCGCGCTGTTCCTGCCCATGCTGGTGCTGGCGAACTGGGGCCGCGCGAGCTACCTGCCGTTCGAAGCAGACGCGGTCGAAGGCCTGTATCAGGTGGGTGGCTTCGTTGCCGGCGGCCTGCTGACCTGGCTCGGTGCGCGCCGCGGCTGGCCGGAAGTGATGAACACCGCGGTCGTGTTCTTCGTCATCTTTCTCTACACCAAGCTGTTCGACTGGTGGTGGATGGTGATGCCGAAGTTCCTGTTCTTCCTCGTGCTCGGACTGGTGGCGCTGCTGGTCATTCTGGTGCTGAAGCGGCTGCGCGCGGTCGTACCGGTGGAAGGCGGGCAATGA
- a CDS encoding DUF4824 family protein, with translation MRRAQKVLLAGGVALIVAVNAFVLAGVAWNRSGAPGSALTLTQRELSLPYAFGFDGERGGIDVALLWRAPMRDDNADASYDMHYGRGPDWLGADKLRELGFDLKDERDAYREKREVYVVLELAGEAWQRALSQAQRRLDRALARGSADKQDADALKAAQEALKYEQDKASRLFAVDAGRDAAALRQRHPDPRRYAIVAATVTPSVTVIDKQTTFSGHIGEPSVARISMPYALRGAMDGVDRMALDSGRAAFDIDVAWGRRFEPWITAVRARTLAPVAR, from the coding sequence ATGAGGCGCGCGCAGAAAGTCCTGCTGGCGGGCGGCGTGGCACTCATCGTTGCGGTGAATGCCTTCGTGCTGGCGGGCGTGGCCTGGAACCGTTCGGGCGCGCCCGGCAGCGCGCTCACGCTGACGCAGCGCGAACTGAGCCTGCCCTATGCCTTCGGCTTCGACGGCGAGCGCGGCGGCATCGACGTGGCGCTGCTGTGGCGCGCACCGATGCGTGACGACAACGCGGATGCGTCATATGACATGCACTACGGCCGTGGTCCTGACTGGCTGGGAGCCGACAAGCTGCGCGAGCTGGGTTTCGACCTGAAGGACGAGCGCGATGCCTACCGCGAGAAGCGCGAGGTGTACGTCGTGCTCGAACTGGCTGGCGAGGCCTGGCAGCGCGCGCTGTCCCAGGCGCAGCGCCGGCTGGACCGCGCACTCGCCCGCGGCAGCGCCGACAAGCAGGACGCCGACGCGCTGAAGGCGGCGCAGGAGGCCCTGAAGTACGAACAGGACAAGGCGTCGCGCCTGTTCGCCGTCGATGCCGGGCGGGATGCGGCTGCCCTGCGCCAGCGCCATCCCGACCCGCGCCGTTACGCCATCGTCGCGGCGACGGTGACGCCGTCGGTGACAGTGATCGACAAGCAGACCACCTTCAGCGGCCACATCGGCGAACCGTCGGTCGCCCGCATCAGCATGCCGTACGCGCTGCGCGGAGCGATGGACGGTGTAGATCGCATGGCGCTCGACAGCGGGCGCGCCGCCTTCGACATTGATGTTGCGTGGGGCCGGCGCTTCGAGCCGTGGATCACGGCGGTACGTGCGCGCACGCTCGCGCCGGTTGCCCGATGA
- a CDS encoding DUF3565 domain-containing protein, with product MKQPITGYLTDDEGDWVARLACGHRQHVRHQPPFINRAWVVTEQGRAAHLGTLLDCPRCDAFEWPDHIVAQAGRRD from the coding sequence ATGAAGCAGCCGATCACCGGTTACCTCACCGACGACGAAGGCGACTGGGTCGCCCGGCTGGCGTGCGGGCATCGGCAGCACGTGCGCCACCAGCCGCCTTTCATCAACCGCGCCTGGGTGGTGACGGAACAAGGTCGTGCGGCCCATCTCGGCACGCTGCTCGACTGCCCGCGCTGCGATGCCTTCGAGTGGCCGGACCACATCGTCGCGCAGGCCGGGCGCCGCGACTGA
- a CDS encoding DUF1294 domain-containing protein, whose product MRSAGRIRTWKDDKGFGFIVPDDGGDELFAHISEVNAEGRRPSAGDRVSFAVGTDRTGRRCAKQVLLDGVPLKTARPRAQGRDDTHPAQWGGATLFVIPAFLVVMLVAAWLWQVPAGWFLLYLGLSVVTFGLYAVDKAQAANNGMRVPEARLHLLALVGGWPGGLLAQQFLRHKSVKASFRRGFWITVALNVLIFLFVTSPLGRPLVAHWLG is encoded by the coding sequence ATGCGCAGCGCAGGCCGCATCAGGACGTGGAAGGATGACAAGGGCTTCGGCTTCATCGTGCCGGATGACGGCGGCGATGAATTGTTCGCCCACATCAGCGAAGTGAATGCCGAAGGTCGCCGGCCGTCGGCGGGCGACCGCGTGAGCTTCGCAGTCGGCACTGACCGCACGGGGCGGCGCTGTGCAAAGCAGGTGCTGCTCGACGGCGTGCCGCTCAAGACGGCGCGCCCGCGCGCGCAGGGTCGCGACGATACTCACCCTGCGCAATGGGGCGGCGCCACGCTGTTCGTCATTCCGGCCTTTCTCGTCGTCATGCTGGTCGCGGCCTGGCTGTGGCAGGTGCCGGCCGGCTGGTTCCTGCTCTATCTCGGGTTGAGCGTCGTCACCTTCGGGCTGTATGCGGTCGACAAGGCGCAGGCTGCAAACAACGGCATGCGCGTGCCCGAAGCCCGGCTGCATCTGCTGGCGCTGGTCGGCGGCTGGCCAGGTGGCCTGCTGGCGCAGCAGTTCCTGCGCCACAAGTCGGTGAAGGCCTCGTTTCGGCGCGGCTTCTGGATCACCGTGGCGCTGAATGTGCTGATTTTCCTGTTCGTCACCAGCCCGCTCGGCCGGCCGCTCGTCGCGCACTGGCTGGGGTAG
- a CDS encoding NAD(P)H-dependent oxidoreductase has product MGRIVVIQGHPETRAGLLRALADSYVEGARAAGHDVEVIDVTRLDFPLLRDKAAWSAAADGDVAHAQAAMAAAQHVAVFFPLWLGTLPALLKAFFEQILRPGFAIGEGTGLNPFKPLLKGRSARLIVTMGMPALMFRLIYLAHGVKSFERNALNFVGIRPVRTTLIGSVDSMDDAARARCHAQMRSLGRAAR; this is encoded by the coding sequence ATGGGCCGCATCGTCGTTATCCAGGGGCACCCCGAAACGCGCGCGGGGCTGCTGCGCGCACTGGCCGACAGCTATGTCGAAGGTGCGCGGGCGGCCGGGCACGACGTCGAGGTGATCGACGTGACCCGGCTCGACTTTCCGCTGCTGCGCGACAAGGCGGCCTGGTCTGCCGCTGCCGACGGCGATGTCGCGCACGCGCAGGCAGCGATGGCCGCGGCACAGCATGTCGCGGTGTTCTTCCCGCTGTGGCTGGGCACATTGCCGGCGCTGCTCAAGGCCTTTTTCGAGCAGATCCTCCGGCCGGGTTTCGCGATCGGCGAAGGCACCGGGCTGAACCCGTTCAAGCCGCTGCTGAAGGGTCGTTCGGCGCGGCTGATCGTGACCATGGGCATGCCGGCCTTGATGTTCCGCCTGATCTACCTTGCGCATGGCGTGAAGAGCTTCGAACGCAATGCACTGAATTTCGTCGGCATCCGGCCGGTGCGTACGACGCTGATCGGCAGCGTGGACAGCATGGACGACGCTGCACGCGCCCGCTGCCATGCGCAGATGCGCAGCCTCGGTCGCGCCGCCCGCTGA
- a CDS encoding class I SAM-dependent methyltransferase, giving the protein MSLDASYTRLAPLYDAVVDLASRGARRASLDALPRSPSDILLCGIGTGLDLPCLPPDHRYTGLDFNSAMLARSLPRAEGLDYAAVRGDAMRLPFRDASFDCVVLHLIVAVVPDGAACLREAARVLKSGGAALLLDKFLPAGRPAPLRRLLSPIAGRIATRLDLVLEDALKDLPFGVVSDEPAAFGGWFRRVRLLRV; this is encoded by the coding sequence GTGTCACTCGACGCCTCCTATACCCGTCTCGCGCCGCTGTACGACGCGGTCGTCGATCTCGCCTCGCGCGGCGCGCGACGCGCCAGCCTGGACGCCCTGCCGCGTTCGCCGTCGGACATCCTGCTGTGCGGCATTGGCACTGGCCTCGACCTGCCCTGTCTGCCGCCCGATCACCGCTACACCGGACTCGACTTCAACAGCGCCATGCTGGCGCGCAGCCTGCCGCGCGCCGAGGGGCTCGATTACGCCGCGGTGCGCGGCGACGCGATGCGGCTACCGTTCCGCGACGCGAGCTTCGACTGCGTCGTGCTGCACCTCATCGTCGCCGTCGTGCCCGATGGCGCCGCCTGCCTGCGCGAAGCCGCACGCGTGCTGAAGTCCGGCGGCGCGGCATTGCTGCTCGACAAATTCCTGCCCGCCGGTCGACCGGCGCCGTTGCGCCGCCTGCTGTCGCCGATCGCGGGACGCATCGCCACCCGGCTCGACCTGGTCCTCGAAGACGCGCTGAAAGATCTGCCCTTCGGCGTGGTCAGCGACGAACCGGCCGCCTTCGGGGGCTGGTTCAGGCGAGTGCGCCTGCTGCGCGTCTAG
- the apaG gene encoding Co2+/Mg2+ efflux protein ApaG — translation MAEAKKHEITVSVQTRYVEEQSDPDESRFVFAYTVTIANTGNVPAQLISRHWVIRDAADSEQEVRGLGVVGQQPLLKPDEKFEYTSGCALTTPVGTMGGSYQMVAEDGTQFEAVIPEFTLAMPRVLH, via the coding sequence ATGGCCGAAGCGAAAAAACATGAAATCACGGTGTCGGTGCAGACACGCTATGTCGAAGAGCAGTCCGATCCCGACGAATCGCGTTTCGTCTTCGCCTATACGGTGACGATCGCCAATACCGGTAACGTGCCGGCGCAGCTGATCAGCCGGCACTGGGTCATCCGCGACGCCGCCGATTCCGAGCAGGAAGTGCGCGGCCTCGGCGTCGTCGGTCAGCAACCGCTGCTCAAGCCGGACGAGAAGTTCGAATACACCAGCGGCTGCGCGCTGACCACCCCGGTCGGTACCATGGGTGGCAGCTACCAGATGGTGGCCGAAGACGGCACGCAGTTCGAAGCCGTCATTCCCGAATTCACGCTCGCCATGCCGCGCGTGCTGCACTGA
- the rpe gene encoding ribulose-phosphate 3-epimerase translates to MLGQEVRNVIDSGADWIHFDVMDNHYVPNLTIGPLVCQALRPHTDAVIDVHLMVKPVDRIIPDFAKAGANVITFHPEASEHIDRSLALIRDHGCRAGLVFNPATPLHHLDHVMDRLDLVLLMSVNPGFGGQSFIPETLNKLRAARAKLDEYEARTGRRIRLEIDGGVKVDNIADIARAGADTFVAGSAVFGAGLDTDPNRYDSVIGALRAQLATVAA, encoded by the coding sequence ATGCTCGGGCAGGAGGTGCGCAACGTCATCGATTCGGGTGCCGACTGGATCCACTTCGACGTGATGGACAACCACTACGTGCCCAATCTGACCATCGGGCCGCTGGTGTGCCAGGCGCTGCGCCCGCACACCGATGCGGTGATCGACGTGCATCTGATGGTGAAGCCGGTCGACCGCATCATTCCGGACTTCGCGAAGGCCGGCGCCAACGTGATCACCTTCCATCCGGAGGCTTCGGAACACATCGATCGTTCGCTCGCGCTGATCCGTGACCATGGCTGTCGTGCCGGTCTGGTATTCAACCCGGCCACGCCGCTGCACCATCTCGACCATGTGATGGATCGGCTCGACCTCGTGCTGCTGATGTCGGTGAACCCGGGCTTCGGCGGCCAGAGCTTCATTCCGGAAACGCTGAACAAGCTGCGCGCCGCGCGCGCGAAGCTGGACGAGTATGAAGCGCGGACCGGCCGGCGCATCCGGCTGGAGATCGACGGCGGCGTGAAGGTGGACAACATCGCCGACATCGCGCGCGCTGGCGCCGACACCTTCGTCGCCGGCTCGGCCGTGTTCGGCGCCGGGCTCGACACCGACCCGAACCGCTACGACAGCGTGATCGGCGCGCTGCGCGCCCAGCTCGCGACCGTCGCGGCATGA
- a CDS encoding phosphoglycolate phosphatase: MRARRAVAAISFDLDGTLLDTVPDLAAAARDMALELGLPVRCEDEVRMFVGRGIPDLVKRCLGERAQDAALLAQAIDAFRRGYCLRNGEHATAYPGAHDTLAALQTAGFRLACVTNKPADFTEPLLERMKMRQYFDCVVSGDTLPQKKPDPAPLHYAAAQLGCAPGVLLHIGDSYNDIDCARAAGVAVFGVPWGYCEGRVLDAKDCDGLLSSLPDLLDRVMLSTGHRIDQP; encoded by the coding sequence ATGAGGGCACGGCGCGCGGTCGCCGCGATCAGCTTCGACCTCGATGGCACGCTGCTCGATACCGTGCCCGATCTCGCCGCCGCCGCGCGCGACATGGCGCTCGAACTGGGCCTGCCGGTGCGGTGCGAGGACGAGGTACGGATGTTCGTCGGCCGGGGCATTCCGGACCTGGTCAAACGCTGCCTGGGCGAACGTGCGCAGGACGCCGCATTGCTCGCGCAGGCGATTGACGCGTTCCGGCGCGGCTACTGCCTGCGCAATGGTGAGCATGCGACCGCCTACCCGGGCGCGCACGACACGCTGGCCGCCTTGCAGACCGCCGGTTTCCGGCTGGCCTGCGTCACCAACAAGCCGGCCGACTTCACGGAGCCGCTGCTCGAACGGATGAAGATGCGCCAGTACTTCGATTGCGTTGTCAGCGGCGACACGCTGCCGCAGAAGAAGCCCGACCCTGCGCCGCTGCACTACGCGGCCGCGCAACTGGGCTGCGCACCGGGCGTGCTGTTGCATATAGGCGACTCGTACAACGACATCGATTGCGCCCGCGCCGCAGGGGTGGCGGTGTTCGGCGTGCCCTGGGGCTATTGCGAAGGGCGCGTGCTGGACGCAAAAGATTGCGATGGGCTACTATCGTCGCTCCCTGACCTGCTCGATCGGGTCATGCTGTCGACCGGCCACCGGATCGATCAACCCTGA
- the trpE gene encoding anthranilate synthase component I, whose product MNHDQFEALVRAGYNRIPVARQALADLDTPLSAYLKLADAPYSYLLESVQGGERWGRYSILGLPAQTRIVVRRNDIRVLRDEVEIEHCESADPLAFVQEFIGRYRVPDLPGLPRFSGGLVGYFGYDVVRYVEHRLEAGWNKADPLCVPDIHLLLSDELAVFDNLSGRLTFIVYADPAQPDALMNAHLRLEALSARLKSPLREPDTPRGVSVDAVSGFGHDAYCAAVDTAKRYIFDGDIMQVVPSQRMSKPLATTPMAVYRALRALNPSPYMYFFNLGDTHIVGASPEILARLEGDKVTVRPIAGTRKRGATPDEDRALAEDLLSDEKERAEHIMLVDLGRNDLGRVAAIGSVEVTDRMVVEKYSHVMHIVSNVEGVLKSGLTAMDVLRATFPAGTVSGAPKVRAMEIIDELEPVKRGIYSGAVGYLGFNGGMDVAIALRTAVIKDGQLHAQAGGGVVMDSTPEGEWQETLNKARAVLRAAELAEAGLVPGPDGRGN is encoded by the coding sequence ATGAATCACGATCAATTCGAGGCGCTCGTACGCGCCGGCTACAACCGCATTCCGGTCGCGCGCCAGGCGCTGGCCGATCTCGACACGCCGCTGTCCGCCTATCTGAAGCTGGCCGACGCGCCGTATTCCTATCTGCTCGAATCGGTGCAGGGCGGCGAGCGCTGGGGTCGTTATTCGATACTCGGCCTGCCGGCGCAGACGCGCATCGTCGTGCGTCGCAACGACATCCGCGTGCTGCGCGACGAGGTCGAGATCGAGCACTGCGAATCGGCCGACCCGCTTGCCTTCGTGCAGGAGTTCATCGGCCGCTACCGGGTGCCCGACCTGCCCGGCCTGCCGCGTTTTTCCGGCGGACTGGTCGGCTACTTCGGCTACGACGTGGTGCGCTATGTCGAACACCGTCTCGAAGCCGGCTGGAACAAGGCCGATCCGCTGTGCGTGCCGGACATCCATCTGCTGCTGTCGGACGAGCTCGCGGTGTTCGACAACCTGTCAGGTCGGCTCACCTTCATCGTCTATGCGGATCCGGCGCAGCCGGACGCGCTGATGAACGCCCATCTGCGGCTCGAAGCGCTGTCGGCGCGACTGAAATCGCCGCTGCGCGAGCCGGATACGCCGCGCGGCGTGTCGGTGGACGCGGTGTCCGGCTTCGGCCATGACGCCTACTGCGCGGCGGTCGACACCGCCAAGCGCTACATTTTCGACGGCGACATCATGCAGGTGGTGCCGTCGCAGCGCATGAGCAAGCCGCTGGCGACGACGCCGATGGCGGTCTATCGCGCGCTGCGCGCGCTGAATCCGTCGCCCTACATGTATTTCTTCAATCTCGGCGACACCCACATCGTCGGCGCCAGCCCGGAAATCCTCGCCCGCCTGGAAGGCGACAAGGTGACCGTGCGGCCGATCGCCGGCACCCGCAAGCGAGGTGCCACGCCGGACGAAGACCGCGCGCTGGCGGAAGACCTGCTGTCGGACGAGAAGGAACGTGCCGAACACATCATGCTGGTCGATCTGGGCCGCAACGATCTGGGCCGGGTCGCCGCCATCGGCTCGGTGGAGGTGACCGACCGCATGGTGGTGGAAAAGTATTCGCACGTGATGCACATCGTCAGCAATGTCGAAGGCGTGCTCAAGTCGGGCCTGACCGCGATGGACGTGCTGCGCGCCACCTTCCCGGCCGGCACGGTCAGTGGCGCGCCCAAGGTCAGGGCGATGGAAATCATCGACGAGCTGGAACCGGTCAAGCGCGGCATCTATTCGGGCGCCGTCGGCTACCTGGGCTTCAACGGCGGCATGGACGTGGCGATCGCGCTGCGCACCGCGGTGATCAAGGACGGCCAGTTGCACGCGCAGGCCGGTGGCGGCGTGGTGATGGATTCAACGCCCGAAGGCGAATGGCAGGAAACGCTGAACAAGGCGCGCGCCGTGCTGCGTGCGGCGGAACTTGCGGAAGCGGGGCTGGTGCCGGGCCCGGACGGGCGGGGGAACTGA
- a CDS encoding anthranilate synthase component II gives MLLMIDNYDSFTYNLVQYFGELGEDVRVFRNDEITLDQIDALKPDHIVVSPGPCSPKEAGVSVPLITAFAGKYPILGVCLGHQSIGAAFGGDVVHAKVVMHGKTAAIHHADKGMFRGLPNPFTAIRYHSLAVSRDTLPDCLEVTAWTDDGEIMGMRHKTLAVEGVQFHPESILTEHGHQMLKNFLDEWRVGA, from the coding sequence ATGTTATTGATGATCGACAATTACGACTCCTTCACCTACAACCTCGTGCAGTACTTCGGCGAGCTGGGTGAGGATGTTCGCGTGTTCCGCAACGACGAAATCACGCTCGACCAGATCGATGCGCTCAAACCCGACCACATCGTGGTGTCGCCCGGGCCGTGTTCTCCGAAGGAGGCGGGCGTATCGGTACCGTTGATCACTGCCTTCGCCGGCAAGTACCCGATTCTGGGCGTGTGCCTCGGCCACCAGAGCATCGGTGCGGCGTTCGGCGGCGACGTGGTGCACGCCAAGGTGGTGATGCACGGCAAGACGGCGGCGATCCACCATGCCGACAAGGGCATGTTCCGCGGTCTGCCAAATCCGTTCACGGCCATCCGCTACCACTCGCTGGCGGTGTCGCGCGACACCTTGCCGGATTGTCTGGAGGTGACCGCGTGGACGGATGACGGCGAAATCATGGGCATGCGGCACAAGACACTGGCGGTCGAGGGTGTGCAGTTCCACCCCGAATCCATCCTGACCGAACACGGTCACCAGATGCTGAAGAACTTCCTCGACGAGTGGAGGGTGGGCGCATGA
- the trpD gene encoding anthranilate phosphoribosyltransferase yields the protein MTFTPKQALERVIEHREIFHEEMTALMRQIMTGEVSPTLIAAILIGLRVKKETVGEIAAAAMVMRELSMKVPVGNTQTLVDTCGTGGDGAHTFNISTASMFVAAAAGARVAKHGGRASSSQSGSADVLEALGMTLNLTPAQVAMCIEQAGVGFMFAPNHHSAMKHAAPVRRELGVRTMFNILGPLTNPAGAANQVMGVFHADLVGILARVLKELGSRNVMVVHGRDGLDELSISGDTFVGELRDGEVREYTVHPSDVGLPVHALDTLRVTDVQASRDMLLAALDGRFAPARDIVLLNAGASLYVAGVADSLRDGVDRAREAVESGAARARVDTLVELTRTFGT from the coding sequence ATGACTTTCACACCGAAACAGGCGCTCGAGCGGGTCATCGAGCACCGCGAAATCTTCCACGAAGAAATGACGGCGCTGATGCGCCAGATCATGACCGGCGAGGTGTCGCCGACGCTGATCGCCGCCATCCTGATCGGTCTGCGGGTGAAGAAGGAAACCGTGGGCGAGATTGCTGCCGCGGCCATGGTGATGCGCGAACTGTCGATGAAGGTGCCGGTGGGCAACACCCAGACCCTGGTCGACACCTGCGGCACCGGTGGCGATGGTGCGCACACCTTCAATATTTCCACCGCGTCGATGTTCGTCGCTGCGGCCGCCGGTGCGCGCGTGGCCAAGCACGGCGGGCGGGCCAGTTCATCGCAGAGCGGGTCGGCCGACGTGCTGGAAGCGCTCGGCATGACGCTGAACCTCACGCCGGCGCAGGTCGCGATGTGCATCGAACAGGCCGGCGTCGGCTTCATGTTCGCGCCCAACCACCACAGCGCGATGAAGCACGCCGCACCGGTGCGCAGGGAACTGGGCGTGCGCACGATGTTCAATATCCTCGGTCCGCTGACCAACCCGGCCGGCGCAGCCAATCAGGTGATGGGTGTGTTCCACGCGGATCTGGTCGGTATTCTGGCGCGGGTGCTGAAGGAGCTGGGCTCGCGCAATGTGATGGTGGTGCATGGCCGCGACGGGCTGGACGAACTGTCGATCAGCGGCGACACCTTCGTGGGCGAGCTGCGCGACGGTGAGGTGCGCGAGTACACGGTGCATCCGTCAGACGTCGGTCTGCCGGTGCATGCACTCGACACGCTGCGCGTGACCGATGTGCAGGCCTCGCGCGACATGCTGCTGGCCGCGCTGGATGGCCGATTCGCCCCGGCGCGCGACATCGTGCTGCTTAATGCCGGTGCCAGCCTTTACGTGGCGGGTGTGGCCGACAGCCTGCGCGACGGGGTGGACCGTGCCCGCGAGGCGGTCGAATCCGGCGCCGCGCGGGCGCGTGTCGACACGCTGGTCGAGCTGACGCGCACCTTCGGCACTTGA
- the trpC gene encoding indole-3-glycerol phosphate synthase TrpC — translation MSDILQKILATKREEIAAGRALQTLDALCTRAEAQPPVRNFVAALSERVARRQPAVIAEVKKASPSKGVLRADFRPAEIARSYEAGGAACLSVLTDRQYFQGAPEFLVEARAACRLPVLRKDFIIDPWQVVEARAMGADCILLIVAAFLPPSGEADAAQQAKAVADMRALETLAGELGMSVLVESHDAGELDLALQLDTPLMGINNRSLRTFEVSLDFTLSQLDRIPAGRIVITESGILTADNVATMRARDVHAFLVGEAFMRAADPGAELARLFGTAVA, via the coding sequence ATGTCCGACATCCTGCAGAAAATCCTTGCCACCAAGCGGGAAGAAATTGCCGCCGGCCGAGCATTGCAGACGCTGGACGCGCTGTGTACCCGGGCCGAAGCCCAGCCGCCGGTGCGCAACTTCGTCGCCGCGCTGAGCGAACGCGTGGCGCGTCGCCAGCCGGCGGTGATCGCCGAGGTGAAGAAGGCCAGCCCGTCGAAAGGCGTGCTGCGCGCCGACTTCCGTCCGGCCGAGATTGCGCGCTCGTACGAGGCGGGCGGTGCCGCCTGCCTGTCGGTGTTGACTGACCGGCAGTATTTTCAGGGTGCGCCCGAGTTTCTGGTCGAGGCGCGTGCCGCCTGTCGGTTGCCGGTGCTGCGCAAGGATTTCATCATCGATCCCTGGCAGGTGGTCGAGGCGCGTGCGATGGGCGCCGACTGCATCCTGCTGATCGTGGCAGCCTTCCTGCCGCCGTCGGGCGAGGCGGACGCCGCTCAGCAGGCGAAGGCCGTGGCCGACATGCGCGCCCTGGAAACCCTCGCGGGAGAGCTGGGCATGTCAGTGCTGGTGGAAAGTCACGACGCGGGCGAACTTGATCTGGCGCTGCAACTGGATACGCCGCTGATGGGCATCAACAACCGCAGCCTGCGTACCTTCGAGGTGTCGCTCGATTTCACGCTGTCACAGCTCGACCGCATTCCGGCCGGGCGCATCGTGATCACCGAGAGCGGCATCCTGACGGCAGACAACGTCGCGACCATGCGGGCCCGCGACGTGCATGCCTTTCTGGTCGGCGAAGCCTTCATGCGCGCCGCCGACCCTGGGGCCGAACTGGCCCGCCTGTTCGGCACTGCAGTGGCCTGA